From a region of the Mercurialis annua linkage group LG1-X, ddMerAnnu1.2, whole genome shotgun sequence genome:
- the LOC126681457 gene encoding uncharacterized protein LOC126681457 codes for MTVDMGEVTSGVPNPSTTAVPNPTPDSVNPDLDPASGDQGLPAGGQKRPAEDQAGASAKRPKKKKSSGVSFEEAPRFAAWADAQDPPRLSNVAILHACMENVMIKEDIESIDREHGDNLAEFACLGGFSVVQSIAVLERRRRDAVDQLKKLQKDSESWLSERQKMEDEAGEATGLIQQLRSSVSAKTREISALEARVRTLSEEVESLQSSSGALTKERDDLKKEEERLRRRLGDSGSFYSQVMTQYRLAIGAKLREQNPDVDLSGVNQLDPASLAKEVKAKLDKQKQDALKKA; via the exons atgactgtagatatgggcgaggtgacTAGCGGCGTTCCTAATCCCTCTACAACTGCTGTGCCGAATCCGACGCCTGATTCGGTGAATCCGGATCTTGATCCTGCTTCCGGAGAtcaa gggttgcctGCCGGCGGTCagaagcgtcctgctgaggaccaggctggagcttctgccaagcgtcccaagaagaagaaatcttctggggtgtctttcgaggaggcacctcggtttgcggcttgggcggacgcgcaggatccgcctcgactttcaaacgtcgccattcttcatgcttgcatggagaatgttatgataaaagaggacattgagtccattgatcgcgaacatggcgataatttggctgagttcgcctgtctcggcggtttttcg gtggtccagtccatcgctgttttggagcgccgccgaagggatgcggtggatcaactgaagaagcttcagaaggattctgaatcctggctctccgagAGACAGAAGATGGAGGATgaggctggcgaggcgactggtctgatccagCAGCTGAGGTCTTCCGTATCtgccaagactcgggagatttccgctttagaggctcgggttcgaactttgtccgaggaagtcgagtctctacagtcttcttcaggtgctctcactaaggagagggatgatctgaagaaagaagaggagcgtctccgccggcgattgggtgactctgggagcttttattcccaagtcatgactcagtaccggttggcgatcggggcaaagctgcgggagcagaatccagacgtcgatctttctggagtcaatcagttggatcctgcttctttggcgaaggaggtgaaggcgaagcttgataagcagaagcaagatgCTCTGAAGAaggcttaa